tataatataactagttactttataatgcaactagttactttataatataactagttactttataatgtaactagttactttataatgtaactagttactttataatgcaactagttactttataatataactagttactttataatataactagttactttataatgtaactagttactttataatgtaactagttactttataatagCAGTAACTTTGTAATGCAACTAGTTACAACACTGATGGTCAGTTACTGGACTCACCCCAGGTCCAATCTGGTTTCTGGGAGGCTTGCTGTGGATATTCATCCTCATCTCTTTCAGGACTTTTTTCGTATGAGTCCGAGACGCCGTGAAGATGCCGACCATCCTGAATACGCCGCTCGCCATCGTCACGGTGACCAACAGCTGCTGGTTGAGCAACACGGTCACTGATAAATTCCTTTTTAGTGTTGatgatgtgttcatgtgcaGCTGCTCTGTCACACTAAAAACtgatgagggaggaggagtaagaagaggaggaagggggaggagagagggatgacaaagaggaggaggtggggaggggtctgtaaacagagtcgctggTCTGCATCTCAACAATACAGCTGATTAGGTTTCCTGCAGATGGGGGAGATGATGAAgggatgatgtgtttgatgtGAAGAAACAGACCAGCTGGTAAATAAAAACCTGTTGAGCATCAGGAAACAGATCAGAGagaatttaatgtatttataaatcaggttacatcatttaaataataaaacacaaacagatcaGATCAGCTGATCTGAGAAAATGAGTCCATGAGTCCATATCAGCCTGAACTGATCCAGGTCCTGCATCTctttgtaatatttaaaatcaATCAGGACCCTGCTGAACAATAAAACCACATCAGTGTCCACACTGTCCTctaccttcctcttcctgctcacACACTCAGCCATCTTTGATTGTCCCAGAATAAAATTCAAAAGctgacatttgtgtttataaGCCTTCCTGTATCTGAAGCCCAGGATGAAGGTGTGGAGAGAGAAGACCTCTCCTGCCTTCCTGAGAGGGCTGAGACGAGGACACTTAGAGAAGCAGTGGACCACTGTCTCTACGGCACCACAGAGGGGACATTTGTCTGAGACAGCAGGGTTCAGGATGGAGATGAATGCGTTCACTGCTAAAATCCCATGAACCAGTCTCCACTGCAGGTCAGCCACTCTCTTAGTGAGCGGAGGTTTGTAGAAGCTCCTCCACTCAGGCCGGACTTCCTCACCTGAGCTCAGGTGACCTCTCCAGGGAGAGTCGGCCCGACGCTGCAGCTTCTGTCTGTTCAGACACTCAAccatcagacctgacagagctTACCTGTGGCCTCCTGCAGGTTCACCTCACACCGTCTGACACCGTCTGTCCAACAAGGACGGACACTGAGGGGGGGGAAAGGGTCATCAGGGCTGGGGACAGTCACACCGCCGCTGTAGTGCGTCAGCAGGAGGCGCTCATGTCCCGTCAGACAGCTCCTCCAGTGGTCCAGCAGCCTGCCCACGATCCTCTCTGACCTTCCCCCCAGACCAGCCGCCAGACCTGCTGCGTCCGTTAGATCAGGTCCAGTGAAGGTGAGGACATCTCCAAGAGTTTAAATCCCTGCTCTGCTGAAAGCCTCAGTTACTGCTGCTCCCGCCCAGCAGGGGGTGCTCAGGTGTCCTCCATGGACCAGCGGCTCCTGCAGCAGCCAGAACAGAGAGTCACACTGAGCTCTCTGCTTCAGCAGCAGTTTCCACACAGTGAAGAGTCCTCGATAAAAACCAGGCAGGGTGTGAAACCTCACAGTcttaaaatccattaaaaacacagagtcTTTTAGTCCCAGGCCACGGACACGCTGCAGGACCAGCTGGGCCAGAGGCCTCCATACCAGGTCCTTCGGTCCATACAGTAGCCTCTGTACGAACTGGAGCCTGAGCAGTGCCCCTGCTGGCCAGATGGACCAGgccctgtcctccctcctccttcggTAAAAACAGAACACCCTGAGGAACCCAATGCAACCTGTCCCAAAAGAAATCCACTAAAAGTCTCTGGACCTGAGACAGAAGAGACGGTGGAGGATCAGCACAGGCCAACCGATGCCACAGAGCAGAAGAAACcagattatttattattagaacACGACCTCTGTAAAACAGAGATTTTAACAATCCATGTCCACTTCATCACCCGACCTTTGACCTTCTCTAAAACATTGTGCCagtttttctttcacttcatttcCTAAAAACACTGCCAGATATTTTAGTCCTCCTGTCTTCCAGACCAGCCCTCCAGGTAGCCTGAGCCGATCACTCAGCCTGTCCCCCACCATGACAGCCTCACTCTTCTCCCAGTTCACCTTAGCCGAGGAGATACAGCCAAAACGGTGTACAGTCTGCtctaaaatattaatatcatgCTGAGAATTGACCAggacaatgacatcatcagcatacGCAGACCGTTTAAAAGAGGCATCACAGCTGGGAAAGGTAACACCAGTCAGGTCAGTTCTCAGTTTGTGCAGCAGAGGTTCGATGGCCAGAGAGTACAACATGCCAGAGAGGGGACAGCCCTGTCTGACCCCTCTCTGAACACTGAAGGGAGCTCTCAGACCTCCATTAATTTTTAGTACACTCGCAATGTCACTGTACAGAACCTGGATCTTGGCTATGAAACCTGGGCTGAACCCAAAAGCGGCTAATGTTCAACCCGGTCAAAAGCCTTTTCCTGGTCTATTGAAATTAGACCAGTGTCTACAGCCAATGAGCCAGAGACCTCCAAAACATCACGAATTAAAGTGACATCGTCACTTATCAGCCTGCCGGGCACACAGTAAGACTGGTCCACATGGATGACCTCAGGTATCACCTCCCTGAGCCTCAACGCCAGTGCCTTGGACATTATCTTGTAATCCCCACACAACAGAGAGACCGGCCTCCAGTTCCTCAGTTCTTGTAAGTCGCCCTTTTTAGGGAGCAGTGTGATGATAGCTCtcggtacctgctcctccatcagggttagtacctggtacctgctgctcctccatcagggatagtacctggtacctgctcctccatcagggttagtacctggtacctgctgctcctccatcagggatagtacctggtacctgctcctccatcagggatagtacctggtacctgctgctccatcagggatagtacctggtacctgctgctccatcagggatagtacctggtacctgctgctccatcagggatagtacctggtacctgctgctccatcagggatagtacctggtacctgctgctccatcagggatagtacctggtacctgctgctccatcagggatagtacctggtaccttctgctcctccatcagggatagtacctggtacctgctgctccatcagggatagtacctggtacctgctgctccatcagggatagtacctggtacttttttagtacctgctctgccgaggttccaagcgagccgagccaatactaaatgtgacatcaacagactgccggcctctgattggtcagcgagtcatgagccgtccgatacaagaatcaaagccggcatttttaaatactggcaacAGAGTTACAGACCCCGCTCACGTTGAGGAGGTACtaaagtaatggaaaaggttgttcctggaaccgtaccgagtcgagccgagcagtgctagaactgtatagcgGAAAAGCACcgttagagatactaggaaccacaagtaggcctgcatgctgggagcgcagcgttctagtaggttcataaggttctatgagctgggagcacagtgttctagtaggttcataaggttctatgagctgggagcgcagtgttctagtaggttcataaggttctatgagctgggagcgcagtgttctagtaggttcatgaggttctatgagctgggagcgcagtgttctagtaggttcataaggttctatgagctgggagcagtgttctagtaggttcataaggttctatgagctgggagcgcagtgttctagtaggttcatgaggttctatgagctgggagcgcagtgttctagtaggttcataaggttctatgagctgggagcagtgttctagtaggttcataaggttctatgagctgggagcgcagtgttctagtaggttcataaggttctatgagctctttaagatatgatggagcctgatcacTTAAGACTTGTAAGATCGAGACATGAACTGAATGTTTGATGAACGTAGACGACGAAATGACTCCAATCTAAGAACTGCttgttcttgtgttttatttttttaattaaaaagtgaaCATAGACAACATTTacagacattacattttgttgacctctgacccctgagaCAGAGGGTTCAAAATAAACAGACTTGAAAATGTCCATAAAATCTAAAACACATCGACACAAAACGTCAGAGGACAACTTGAGGCAAGGGATCAGGAAAAGGTCCGAAA
This genomic interval from Scomber japonicus isolate fScoJap1 chromosome 17, fScoJap1.pri, whole genome shotgun sequence contains the following:
- the si:dkey-85n7.8 gene encoding COX8 domain-containing protein, whose protein sequence is MASGVFRMVGIFTASRTHTKKVLKEMRMNIHSKPPRNQIGPGQSFFVMSVFAVVLLSPAAWILHHLPEYRQRLRA